The following proteins are co-located in the Pyrococcus abyssi GE5 genome:
- a CDS encoding inorganic diphosphatase — MNPFHDLEPGPNVPEVVYALIEIPKGSRNKYELDKKTGLLKLDRVLYSPFFYPVDYGIIPRTWYDDDDPFDIMVIMREPTYPLTIIEARPIGLFKMIDSGDKDYKVLAVPVEDPYFKDWKDIDDVPKAFLDEIAHFFKRYKELQGKEIIVEGWEGAEAAKREILRAIELYKEKFGSKE; from the coding sequence ATGAACCCATTCCACGACCTTGAGCCCGGGCCAAACGTCCCCGAGGTTGTTTATGCCCTCATAGAGATTCCCAAAGGTAGTAGGAACAAGTACGAGCTTGATAAGAAGACAGGATTGCTTAAGCTTGACAGGGTTCTTTACAGCCCATTCTTCTATCCAGTAGACTACGGAATAATACCAAGAACATGGTACGATGACGATGATCCCTTCGATATCATGGTTATAATGAGGGAGCCAACATATCCACTAACCATCATCGAGGCTAGGCCAATAGGGTTGTTTAAGATGATAGACAGCGGGGACAAGGACTACAAGGTTCTGGCGGTTCCAGTAGAGGATCCATACTTTAAGGACTGGAAAGACATCGATGACGTTCCAAAGGCCTTCTTAGACGAGATAGCCCACTTCTTTAAGAGGTACAAGGAGCTTCAGGGTAAGGAGATTATAGTTGAAGGATGGGAAGGAGCTGAAGCAGCAAAGAGGGAAATCTTAAGGGCAATAGAGCTCTATAAGGAAAAGTTCGGAAGCAAGGAGTGA
- a CDS encoding DNA-directed RNA polymerase, with amino-acid sequence MYKIVTVKDVVRIPPRMFTMDPKEAAMLVLRETYEGKYDKDEGVILSIVEVKEVGDGIIVPGDGATYHEVVFDVLVWEPKQQEVVEGTVVDAVPFGAFVRIGPMDGLVHISQLMDDYVVYDERNKQFVGKEKKYLLKIGDAVRARIITVSAKSRIIRENRIGLTMRQPGLGKFEWIEKEKRKEKEGKK; translated from the coding sequence ATGTACAAAATAGTCACCGTAAAGGACGTGGTTAGGATACCTCCCAGGATGTTTACAATGGATCCAAAGGAGGCTGCAATGCTAGTCCTAAGAGAAACATATGAGGGAAAGTACGATAAGGACGAGGGAGTTATCCTGTCGATAGTCGAGGTAAAGGAGGTTGGAGACGGGATAATAGTCCCTGGGGATGGGGCGACTTACCATGAAGTAGTATTTGACGTTCTCGTTTGGGAACCAAAGCAACAAGAAGTCGTTGAGGGAACGGTTGTAGATGCAGTACCCTTCGGAGCGTTCGTGAGGATAGGACCTATGGATGGCCTAGTTCACATAAGTCAGCTAATGGATGACTATGTGGTATACGATGAAAGGAATAAACAATTCGTTGGTAAGGAGAAGAAGTACCTATTAAAGATAGGCGATGCCGTGAGAGCAAGGATAATAACTGTCAGTGCAAAGAGTAGGATAATAAGAGAAAATAGAATTGGACTAACGATGAGACAGCCAGGGCTTGGAAAGTTTGAATGGATTGAGAAAGAGAAGAGAAAGGAGAAGGAGGGTAAGAAGTGA
- the spt4 gene encoding transcription elongation factor subunit Spt4, whose protein sequence is MTEKACRNCHYITTEDQCPVCGSRDLSEEWFDLVIIIDVENSEIAKKIGAKVPGKYAVRVR, encoded by the coding sequence GTGACTGAAAAGGCCTGTAGAAATTGTCACTATATAACTACGGAGGATCAATGTCCAGTTTGTGGGAGCAGGGATTTAAGCGAGGAGTGGTTTGACTTAGTTATAATTATTGACGTTGAGAACAGCGAGATAGCCAAGAAGATTGGAGCCAAAGTCCCAGGAAAATACGCGGTAAGGGTGCGCTGA
- a CDS encoding GTP-dependent dephospho-CoA kinase — translation MKVLFKLPPSLRSELKKPVGELIEGDIPTPYLKVKDILTNEDPLVTVGDVVTENIMKVGLNPNLAIYDHKTERREYKPNIRSVEGVLITVKNPPGTITLPLLKAIKKAYSLLSHGKRVHIVVDGEEDLATIPAVLYAPIGTTVIYGQPKKGIVLIKVTNECKRRCAKIMRRMEVVRNGD, via the coding sequence ATGAAGGTTCTATTTAAATTGCCTCCGTCCCTAAGGTCTGAATTAAAAAAACCAGTTGGAGAGCTTATAGAAGGAGATATTCCAACCCCTTATCTTAAGGTGAAAGATATTTTGACGAATGAGGATCCTCTCGTGACTGTGGGAGATGTTGTGACTGAAAATATAATGAAAGTTGGTCTAAACCCAAATCTCGCGATATACGATCATAAAACAGAGAGAAGAGAGTACAAACCAAACATAAGAAGCGTTGAAGGTGTCTTAATAACGGTCAAGAATCCTCCCGGCACCATAACCTTGCCCCTCTTAAAGGCTATTAAAAAGGCTTACTCACTCCTCTCTCACGGGAAAAGGGTTCATATAGTAGTAGATGGGGAGGAAGATTTAGCCACGATACCTGCAGTATTGTATGCTCCAATAGGGACAACGGTTATTTATGGTCAACCGAAGAAGGGCATAGTGCTTATAAAGGTAACAAATGAATGCAAACGCAGGTGCGCGAAGATAATGAGAAGGATGGAGGTGGTTAGAAATGGAGATTAA
- a CDS encoding 30S ribosomal protein S24e: protein MEIKITEVKENKLIGRKEIYFEIYHPGEPTPSRKDVKGKLVAMLDLNPETTVIQYIRSYFGSYKSKGYAKYYYDKDRMLYIEPEYILIRDGIIEKKEGE, encoded by the coding sequence ATGGAGATTAAAATTACAGAGGTTAAGGAGAATAAGCTTATCGGAAGGAAAGAGATATACTTCGAAATCTACCACCCAGGAGAGCCTACCCCAAGCAGAAAAGACGTCAAAGGGAAGCTTGTAGCGATGCTCGATTTGAATCCTGAGACAACGGTAATACAGTACATTAGGAGCTACTTTGGAAGCTATAAGTCAAAGGGCTATGCAAAGTACTATTATGATAAGGATAGGATGCTCTACATTGAGCCCGAGTACATACTAATTAGGGATGGAATAATCGAGAAGAAGGAGGGTGAGTGA
- a CDS encoding 30S ribosomal protein S27ae has product MGQKWKLYIVKDGKVIRKNKFCPRCGPGVFMADHGDRWACGRCGYTEWKKK; this is encoded by the coding sequence ATGGGTCAGAAGTGGAAGCTCTACATAGTTAAGGATGGAAAGGTTATAAGGAAGAACAAGTTCTGCCCAAGGTGCGGTCCTGGGGTATTCATGGCAGACCACGGTGACAGGTGGGCCTGCGGAAGGTGTGGATATACTGAGTGGAAGAAGAAGTGA
- a CDS encoding ArsB/NhaD family transporter has translation MVSELEIIALGVFISVYAAIISEKIHRTVAAMLGASIMLFLKIVPWENIPEYLDLDTILLLAGMMVIVNISRESGLFEYIAIKVARISKGDPMRVLLLFSVTTAVVSAFLDNVTTVLLLTPMLLYITRRMGVDPVPYLLAEIFASNIGGTATLIGDPPNIMIASAAKLSFNEFIMNMTPIAFLDLFIMVALIYLFYRREFKNVEYHVDGIMNLREEEAIRDKQLFRKSVVTIAFVVLAFFLHDTIGIEPAVVALTGASILLLWSRVPPEVALEKVEWATLFFFGGLFIIVGGLVETGLIEDVGKWIVSHISSENEAILMISWVSAFLSAIIDNIPFTATMIPLIKSMGGSINVYPLWWALSLGACLGGNGTAIGASANVVVLGIAYREGIRITFIDFLKVGMIIMLLTVGAGSLVLIARYGGGIL, from the coding sequence ATGGTATCTGAGCTAGAGATAATAGCCCTTGGGGTATTCATATCTGTTTACGCGGCTATAATCAGCGAGAAGATACACAGAACGGTAGCCGCGATGCTTGGAGCATCTATCATGCTCTTCTTAAAAATAGTACCCTGGGAGAATATTCCAGAGTACCTAGATCTTGACACAATTCTTCTCCTGGCAGGAATGATGGTCATCGTTAATATAAGTAGGGAGAGCGGGCTTTTCGAGTACATAGCAATAAAGGTAGCTAGGATATCTAAAGGGGACCCCATGAGGGTTCTACTTTTATTCTCCGTGACGACAGCTGTTGTTAGTGCATTTTTAGACAACGTCACTACAGTTTTACTTTTGACCCCGATGTTACTTTACATAACGAGGCGTATGGGAGTTGATCCAGTCCCGTATTTACTTGCGGAGATATTCGCATCGAACATAGGGGGAACGGCCACCTTAATCGGAGACCCGCCAAATATAATGATAGCCTCCGCAGCCAAGCTAAGCTTTAACGAGTTCATAATGAACATGACACCTATAGCATTCCTCGACCTGTTCATAATGGTAGCATTGATATATCTCTTCTATAGGAGGGAATTTAAGAACGTGGAATACCATGTGGACGGCATAATGAACCTTAGAGAAGAGGAAGCAATTAGGGATAAACAGCTATTTCGGAAATCCGTTGTAACCATAGCCTTTGTAGTCTTAGCTTTCTTCCTTCATGATACGATAGGAATAGAACCTGCCGTTGTGGCCCTTACGGGAGCCTCCATTTTACTTCTGTGGAGTAGAGTACCTCCCGAAGTTGCATTGGAGAAAGTTGAATGGGCAACGTTATTCTTCTTCGGTGGCCTTTTCATAATCGTTGGTGGGCTTGTTGAGACCGGATTGATTGAAGATGTGGGTAAGTGGATTGTAAGCCACATAAGCTCAGAGAATGAAGCAATATTAATGATATCCTGGGTTTCAGCGTTCCTAAGTGCGATAATAGACAACATTCCGTTTACTGCAACAATGATCCCACTTATAAAGAGCATGGGAGGTAGCATTAACGTTTATCCCTTATGGTGGGCCCTAAGCTTAGGTGCATGTCTTGGAGGAAACGGAACGGCGATTGGGGCAAGTGCAAACGTCGTAGTTTTAGGTATAGCCTACAGGGAAGGCATTAGAATAACATTCATAGACTTTCTCAAGGTTGGAATGATAATCATGCTCTTAACTGTTGGAGCTGGCTCCTTGGTTTTGATAGCTAGGTACGGAGGAGGGATATTATGA
- a CDS encoding universal stress protein, with protein sequence MKLLVLIDGSKWSQKAALHAFSIAKRSNAKVILFSVLDRREARALAFHLSMRSESLEKIREFEETIWKDMKKSVKEVITTLLELGKREGVNCSFKIAEGSAKEEILKEANSGKYDMVIMGAYGRSGKTRIGSLLEEVVGQIRIPVMIVR encoded by the coding sequence ATGAAGTTACTAGTGCTGATAGATGGGAGTAAGTGGAGTCAAAAAGCAGCACTACATGCGTTTTCGATTGCTAAGAGGAGTAACGCCAAAGTAATATTATTCTCGGTTCTAGACAGAAGGGAAGCTAGGGCCTTAGCTTTTCATCTGAGCATGAGGAGTGAAAGCCTAGAAAAGATAAGGGAGTTCGAAGAAACTATCTGGAAAGATATGAAGAAGAGCGTCAAGGAAGTTATAACTACACTATTGGAGTTAGGTAAAAGGGAAGGCGTTAACTGTTCATTCAAAATAGCCGAAGGCTCAGCGAAAGAAGAGATACTCAAGGAGGCAAATTCAGGGAAATATGACATGGTCATAATGGGGGCCTATGGAAGAAGTGGAAAGACGAGGATAGGGAGCCTCCTTGAGGAGGTCGTCGGGCAAATAAGGATTCCAGTAATGATAGTTCGCTAG
- a CDS encoding class I SAM-dependent rRNA methyltransferase, producing the protein MAKIIVDAQAARAIGKGAMIVFKKGVVRVEGTIKPGDIVEVYTRGGKFLGKGFANPNSNIMVRIVTKDKDVEINKDLFKERIKKANEYRKKVLKYTNVYRMVYGEADYLPGLIVDRFNDIASLQISSAGMERFKLDVAEAIMEVEPEIETVFEKNTGRSRRREGLPEIERVLLGKEKYRTIIEEGKAKFIVDMRGQKTGFFLDQRENRLALEKWINPGDRVLDVFTYTGGFAIHAAIAGADEVIAIDKSPRAIETAKENAKLNGVEDKIKFIVGSAFEEMEKLQKKGEKFDVVILDPPAFVQHEKDLKPGMRAYFNVNFAGLNLVKDGGIFVTCSCSQHVDLQMFKDMIIAAGAKAGKFLKMLEPYRTQAPDHPILMASKDTEYLKCLFLYVENMR; encoded by the coding sequence ATGGCAAAGATAATAGTGGATGCTCAAGCGGCTAGGGCAATCGGAAAAGGTGCAATGATAGTCTTCAAGAAGGGAGTAGTTAGAGTAGAGGGAACTATCAAACCTGGAGACATAGTTGAGGTCTACACCCGAGGAGGGAAATTTCTTGGTAAGGGATTTGCAAACCCAAACTCCAATATAATGGTGAGGATAGTAACCAAGGACAAGGACGTTGAAATAAACAAAGACTTGTTCAAAGAGAGAATCAAAAAGGCAAACGAATACAGGAAGAAGGTTCTAAAGTATACGAACGTTTATAGGATGGTTTATGGGGAAGCAGATTACCTTCCTGGACTGATAGTTGATAGGTTCAATGATATTGCCTCCCTTCAGATATCAAGTGCTGGAATGGAGAGATTCAAGCTCGATGTTGCAGAAGCTATAATGGAAGTTGAACCGGAAATAGAAACCGTTTTTGAAAAGAACACTGGGAGAAGTAGAAGGAGGGAAGGCCTGCCCGAAATAGAGAGGGTTCTCTTGGGTAAGGAGAAGTATAGAACGATAATAGAGGAAGGAAAAGCAAAGTTCATAGTAGATATGAGAGGTCAAAAAACGGGATTCTTCTTGGATCAGAGAGAGAATAGGTTGGCATTGGAAAAGTGGATTAATCCTGGGGATAGGGTGCTTGACGTTTTCACTTATACTGGTGGCTTTGCTATACACGCTGCGATAGCCGGTGCCGATGAGGTCATAGCGATAGATAAGTCTCCTAGAGCAATAGAGACCGCAAAGGAAAATGCAAAGTTAAACGGGGTGGAAGATAAAATTAAGTTTATAGTTGGAAGTGCCTTTGAGGAAATGGAAAAACTCCAGAAAAAAGGAGAGAAATTTGATGTAGTTATACTCGATCCTCCAGCTTTCGTTCAACATGAGAAAGACCTGAAACCAGGAATGAGGGCCTATTTCAATGTGAACTTTGCGGGTCTTAATTTAGTTAAGGACGGTGGAATCTTCGTGACGTGTTCTTGTTCCCAGCACGTTGACCTTCAGATGTTCAAAGACATGATAATAGCCGCTGGAGCCAAAGCGGGCAAATTCCTCAAGATGCTCGAGCCTTACAGGACCCAGGCTCCAGACCATCCCATACTTATGGCGTCCAAGGATACTGAGTACCTGAAGTGCCTGTTCCTCTATGTTGAGAACATGCGCTAG
- a CDS encoding Lrp/AsnC family transcriptional regulator: MAEILDKVDRRLLEELKINARENIATLSKKLGIPRTTVHYRIKRLVEEGIIERFTIKPNYKKLNLGTTAFILIRYDPDSGLTQRQVAEQIAKIPGVYEVHIIAGEWDLLLKVRASNAEEVGRIVIDKLREIRGVGQTVTMVSFDTVKEEI; the protein is encoded by the coding sequence ATGGCCGAGATCCTTGATAAAGTCGATAGGAGGTTGCTCGAAGAGTTAAAGATCAATGCGAGAGAGAACATCGCAACCCTGAGTAAGAAGCTTGGTATCCCAAGGACTACCGTCCATTATAGGATAAAAAGGCTAGTTGAAGAGGGAATAATAGAGAGGTTTACGATAAAGCCAAACTACAAGAAACTTAACCTTGGAACTACCGCCTTCATATTAATCCGCTACGATCCAGACTCAGGTTTAACCCAAAGACAAGTTGCCGAGCAGATAGCTAAGATTCCTGGGGTTTACGAAGTTCATATAATAGCTGGCGAATGGGATTTACTGCTTAAGGTTAGGGCTTCAAATGCTGAAGAGGTTGGTAGGATAGTAATAGATAAGCTAAGGGAGATAAGAGGGGTTGGTCAAACCGTTACAATGGTCTCGTTCGATACCGTTAAGGAAGAAATATAA
- a CDS encoding XTP/dITP diphosphatase — MKLFFITSNPGKVREAAKFFEPLKIEVIQLKREYPEIQADSLEEVVKFGIEWLKKEIDSPFFIEDSGLFIESLNGFPGVYSSYVYKTIGLDGILKLMEGIEDRKAYFKSVIGYYDGDVHIFSGVTWGRIANEKRGEGGFGYDPIFIPEGSEKTFAEMTTEEKNSLSHRGKALKAFFDWLKENI; from the coding sequence ATGAAACTCTTTTTTATTACCTCAAATCCAGGGAAGGTTCGGGAAGCTGCGAAATTTTTTGAGCCCTTGAAAATAGAAGTTATCCAACTTAAGCGCGAGTACCCCGAAATCCAGGCAGATAGCTTAGAAGAAGTTGTTAAGTTTGGAATTGAATGGCTAAAGAAAGAGATAGATTCACCGTTTTTTATAGAGGACTCAGGGCTTTTCATAGAGAGCCTTAATGGCTTCCCAGGAGTGTACTCCTCATATGTTTACAAAACGATAGGGTTGGATGGAATACTGAAGTTGATGGAGGGAATAGAAGACAGGAAAGCTTACTTTAAGAGTGTTATTGGGTATTACGACGGAGATGTTCATATATTTTCAGGTGTAACATGGGGCAGGATTGCCAACGAGAAAAGAGGGGAGGGTGGGTTTGGTTATGATCCAATATTTATCCCAGAAGGTTCTGAAAAAACCTTTGCTGAAATGACAACAGAGGAGAAGAATTCTTTATCTCATAGAGGAAAAGCTTTAAAGGCTTTTTTCGATTGGCTAAAAGAAAACATATAA
- a CDS encoding adenosine-specific kinase yields the protein MVRIEVVEIEKPEGVEVIIGQGNFSIFTVDDLARALLTAVPGIKFGIAMNEAKPQLTRYTGNDPELEKLAAKNAVKIGAGHVFVILMKNAYPINVLNTIKNHPAVAMVYGASENPFQVIVAETDLGRSVIGVVDGKAANKIETEEQKKERRELVEKIGYKID from the coding sequence ATGGTCAGGATTGAGGTCGTTGAGATTGAGAAACCGGAGGGAGTTGAAGTCATAATTGGACAGGGGAACTTCTCGATATTCACCGTAGATGACTTAGCAAGGGCCCTTCTCACTGCCGTTCCTGGGATTAAATTTGGCATTGCGATGAATGAGGCCAAGCCACAACTAACCAGATACACAGGTAACGATCCAGAACTTGAGAAGTTGGCTGCTAAGAATGCCGTTAAGATAGGGGCCGGCCATGTTTTTGTGATCCTCATGAAGAACGCCTATCCAATAAATGTCCTAAACACGATAAAGAATCATCCGGCCGTTGCGATGGTTTATGGGGCCAGTGAAAATCCATTCCAGGTTATAGTAGCAGAAACCGACCTTGGGAGATCCGTAATAGGAGTCGTTGATGGAAAAGCAGCAAACAAGATAGAAACTGAGGAGCAAAAGAAGGAAAGGAGAGAATTAGTCGAAAAAATCGGATATAAAATTGACTGA
- a CDS encoding Lrp/AsnC family transcriptional regulator, with translation MRDTINFREIEWLLELLNKYPRESLRKISQREGIEYYRLKRIYDRYYGKYIFVSAIYDIAKLGLKSYIAFLSVPKGEIFEVGKEMLKNPFISYINPIFGFKNGIQAILHVPVEQEKYVPELLSKYSDDFEYYEVWSRDPSKVKFGKWSYSYEYAILLDTFKVDARTPMKELEKKLSKGRPTIKFMIEKLIKDGIIVGFYAFIENAKEAHDRSVVGIAKELDKEEIYRAFKEEEINIGILRPRGYYVEWFFSSREDIGSKILEFSQYVDKIGIAYLDMFRELNNKHMRTRFSRMIKEDGSGYKSILEF, from the coding sequence ATGAGGGATACAATAAATTTCCGAGAGATTGAATGGCTTCTTGAACTATTAAACAAATATCCTAGAGAGAGTCTAAGGAAGATATCTCAAAGGGAAGGGATAGAGTATTATAGGCTTAAGAGGATCTATGACCGATACTATGGAAAATATATATTCGTCAGTGCCATCTATGATATAGCAAAACTTGGATTAAAGAGTTACATCGCATTCCTTTCAGTACCAAAAGGAGAAATATTTGAAGTCGGAAAAGAGATGCTAAAAAACCCTTTTATTAGTTATATAAATCCGATATTTGGATTCAAAAATGGAATACAAGCAATACTTCATGTTCCTGTTGAACAGGAAAAGTACGTTCCAGAGCTACTCTCTAAGTATTCTGATGACTTTGAATATTATGAAGTCTGGTCAAGAGATCCGAGCAAAGTAAAATTCGGAAAATGGAGTTATTCCTATGAATATGCTATATTACTTGACACCTTTAAGGTTGATGCCAGAACCCCAATGAAAGAACTCGAAAAGAAATTATCAAAGGGAAGGCCCACAATTAAATTTATGATAGAGAAGCTGATAAAGGATGGCATAATAGTTGGGTTCTACGCGTTCATAGAGAACGCCAAGGAGGCTCATGATAGATCCGTTGTTGGAATAGCAAAAGAACTTGATAAAGAAGAGATATACAGAGCCTTTAAGGAAGAAGAAATAAATATCGGGATTTTAAGACCAAGAGGATATTACGTGGAATGGTTCTTCTCTTCTAGAGAGGATATCGGTTCAAAAATATTGGAATTCAGCCAATATGTCGATAAAATTGGAATCGCATATCTAGACATGTTCAGGGAGCTAAACAACAAACACATGAGGACAAGGTTCTCAAGAATGATAAAAGAAGACGGAAGCGGATACAAATCAATTTTGGAGTTCTAA
- a CDS encoding DUF5748 family protein — protein sequence MNSEVIKEFLEDIGADYIELEGEIHLEPRVFYEVWKYVGEPELKTYVVEDEVVEPGEYDPPEMKYTEARKIKIKKVYFETLDGVKVVTDYSDFQKILKETKA from the coding sequence ATGAATTCTGAGGTTATTAAGGAGTTCTTGGAGGACATCGGGGCAGATTATATAGAACTTGAGGGAGAGATACATCTAGAACCAAGGGTATTCTATGAAGTTTGGAAGTACGTTGGGGAGCCTGAACTCAAAACGTATGTTGTCGAAGATGAGGTCGTGGAGCCAGGTGAGTATGACCCTCCAGAAATGAAATATACAGAGGCAAGGAAAATTAAGATAAAAAAGGTATATTTTGAGACCCTCGATGGAGTAAAAGTAGTAACTGATTATTCTGACTTCCAAAAGATACTAAAGGAGACAAAGGCTTGA
- a CDS encoding tryptophan--tRNA ligase, which translates to MVEDFKVTPWEVEGVVDYNKLIEHFGTSPLTEELLEKTAELTKSELPLFFRRKFFFSHRDYDKVLQDYEEGRGFFLYTGRGPSGPMHIGHIIPFFATKWLQEKFGVNLYIQITDDEKFLFKENLTFEDTKHWAYENILDIIAVGFDPDKTFIFQNSEFTKIYEMAIPIAKKINFSMAKAVFGFTEQSKIGMIFFPAIQIAPTFFEKRRCLIPAAIDQDPYWRLQRDFAESLGYYKTAAIHSKFVPSLTSLSGKMSASKPETAIYLTDSPEDVEKKVWKFALTGGRPTLKEQREKGGEPEKCVVFKWLEIFFEEDDKKLKERYYACKNGELTCGECKRYLISKIQEFLKEHQKRRKKAEKQIEKFKYTGKLAQEMWDKAIPEPLKG; encoded by the coding sequence ATGGTAGAGGATTTTAAAGTTACTCCCTGGGAAGTTGAGGGTGTAGTGGACTACAATAAGCTGATAGAACACTTTGGAACAAGTCCTTTAACTGAAGAGTTGCTAGAGAAAACTGCAGAACTAACGAAAAGCGAACTTCCCCTGTTCTTTAGAAGGAAATTCTTCTTCTCACACAGGGATTACGACAAAGTCCTACAGGACTATGAGGAAGGCAGGGGTTTCTTCCTCTACACTGGTAGGGGCCCAAGTGGACCAATGCATATAGGACATATAATTCCCTTCTTTGCAACCAAATGGCTTCAAGAAAAATTTGGCGTAAACCTTTACATTCAAATAACGGATGATGAAAAGTTCCTATTCAAAGAGAACTTAACATTCGAGGACACAAAACACTGGGCCTATGAGAACATATTAGACATAATAGCCGTTGGATTTGACCCTGATAAAACATTCATATTTCAAAATAGCGAGTTCACAAAGATTTACGAAATGGCAATTCCAATAGCTAAAAAGATAAACTTCTCAATGGCCAAAGCCGTTTTCGGGTTCACAGAGCAGAGTAAAATAGGAATGATATTCTTCCCAGCGATTCAAATAGCCCCAACGTTCTTCGAGAAAAGGAGATGCCTAATACCAGCGGCTATAGATCAAGATCCCTACTGGAGACTCCAGAGGGATTTCGCAGAGAGCTTGGGCTACTACAAAACGGCCGCAATTCATAGTAAATTTGTCCCCTCTCTAACTAGCCTTTCAGGGAAGATGAGCGCATCAAAGCCAGAAACTGCTATATACCTAACCGATAGCCCTGAAGACGTCGAAAAGAAAGTCTGGAAATTCGCATTAACAGGAGGTAGGCCAACGCTAAAGGAGCAGAGGGAAAAAGGAGGCGAACCAGAGAAATGCGTCGTGTTCAAGTGGCTCGAGATATTCTTTGAAGAGGACGATAAGAAGTTGAAGGAAAGGTACTATGCCTGTAAAAATGGTGAACTAACGTGTGGGGAGTGTAAGAGATACCTAATCTCCAAGATCCAAGAGTTCTTAAAGGAGCATCAAAAGAGAAGGAAGAAGGCTGAAAAGCAGATTGAAAAGTTCAAATACACTGGAAAGCTTGCTCAGGAGATGTGGGATAAAGCAATACCTGAACCACTGAAGGGATAA
- a CDS encoding UPF0147 family protein produces MSDVEERINQIIQVLREQVVQDTAVPRNIRRAAEQAIEALMNKEKEPAVRAADAIAILEEISEDPNMPLHTRTIIWEVLGALEQIK; encoded by the coding sequence ATGAGTGACGTAGAAGAGAGGATTAACCAGATAATTCAGGTTCTAAGAGAACAGGTCGTTCAAGACACGGCCGTTCCAAGGAACATTAGAAGAGCCGCCGAGCAGGCTATAGAGGCTCTAATGAATAAGGAAAAAGAACCTGCAGTTAGAGCAGCCGATGCAATCGCGATATTAGAGGAGATAAGCGAAGATCCAAACATGCCACTCCATACGAGAACCATAATCTGGGAAGTCCTCGGAGCACTCGAGCAGATAAAGTGA
- a CDS encoding ASCH domain-containing protein, whose translation MKGLIIRQPYANWVVEGKKIWEIRKTPTKIRGRIVIISEKKAIGSVELVDVLGPFTPEELANYEDKHLASYDFLKRYSNGKKLYAWVFKNPEKFEPPIKVDIPNGAQIWVNLKGFKLRR comes from the coding sequence ATGAAAGGGCTAATAATTAGGCAACCATATGCGAATTGGGTTGTCGAAGGAAAGAAAATCTGGGAGATAAGAAAGACTCCAACAAAAATAAGGGGAAGAATAGTGATAATATCAGAGAAGAAGGCAATAGGAAGCGTGGAGCTTGTAGATGTTTTAGGACCCTTTACTCCAGAGGAACTCGCAAATTATGAGGACAAGCACTTGGCAAGCTACGACTTCTTAAAGAGATACTCGAACGGTAAGAAGCTATACGCGTGGGTTTTTAAGAATCCTGAGAAGTTTGAGCCTCCCATTAAGGTTGATATCCCGAACGGAGCTCAAATATGGGTAAACCTTAAGGGCTTTAAGTTGAGGAGGTGA